The segment CGCAGGGCAACAAAATAACCAACTGAAAGCAGGCAGACTGCGGCGGCAAAGATCAAGAGGGGTTTTAGATTCAGGTTGGGGTTGTAGGAGGCATTCACGATAATGCCGAGCCCTAAAAGCAAAATGACGATGACCAGACGTGACAGAATTAAACTCAGAACACGGGTATACATAGCAATGAAATTGACTGAAATGAGTTGTTGCCTGTCTTGATATCAATGTCAATGACATCAACCTGCTGACTTTCGACGTGGTGGATCTGATGGTACTCGTTGGGTAAATCAACCCAAAAATAAAACGGGAGTGTTCCACTGGAGCACTCCCGTTCTCAATCTGATGTGGGGACGAAGGTGGTCTACTTACTGGCCAGTTTCCCGATCAGCACAAACAGTGGCATATACATGGCAATCACAATTCCCCCGATGGTTACGCCAAGGAACCCGATCATGACCGGCTCAATCAAGGTCAGAAGGTTGGCAATGGCGCTATCAACTTCCTGTTCATAAAAGTCGGCGATTTTGCCAAGCATCGCATCCAGGGCGCCGGTTTGCTCTCCGACCGCAATCATTTGGCACACCATTGATGGGAAGACCCCAGAGGCTTTTAAGGGTTCAACAATGGTTTGACCTTGTTCGATGGCTGCCCGAACTTTGAAAATGGCTTCACCCACAATGACGTTCCCAGAGGTCTTTGCGGTAATGTCCAAAGATTCCAGAATCGGAACACCGCTCGAGAGGAGGGTCGCCAGGGTGCGGGAGAACCGGGCAACTGCAATTTTAAGCAAAATCGGACCAAAGATGGGCGATTTGAGCATGAGATTATCAATATTTCGTTGCCCGCCTGGGGTGGCATAATAGGATTTGATCCCATAGATCGTCATACCAACGATAATGGCCAGCAACCACCAGTAAGAGCCCATAAAGTTACTGATTATGATCACGATTTCAGTCGGGAGTGGAAGGCGTTCCCCAGGACCAAGCAACCCTTCAAAAATGGTCTTAAAGGCCGGGATCACCACAATCATAATGACTGAAATCACAACCACCGCCAAAATGACAACCGCTGCCGGATAGATCAAAGCCGAAACGACATCACCTTTTAATTTGACGATTTTTTCAATAAAGACTGAAAGTCGCTGTAAGATCACATCCAAAATACCGCCAGTTTCCCCGGCTGCCACCATGTTGACATAGAGCTGTTCAAAAACCTTGGGGTGGCGAGACATTGAGTCTGACAACGTCATCCCCTGTTCGACGTCGGCGCGAACTTGCAACAACACTTGCTTGAAATATTTGTTTTCCTGCTGGCCACCAAGGATTTCCAGGCATTGAACCAGCGGTAACCCGGCGTCAATCATCACTGAAAACTGTTTGGTGAAGATGGCCAGTTCTTTGGCCTT is part of the Acidobacteriota bacterium genome and harbors:
- a CDS encoding type II secretion system F family protein, whose protein sequence is MPTFVYKGRNHLNEVVVGEKFAPSRDQLEQLLRRDKVSLLSAKEKGKEVSVPRLGGSQKVKAKELAIFTKQFSVMIDAGLPLVQCLEILGGQQENKYFKQVLLQVRADVEQGMTLSDSMSRHPKVFEQLYVNMVAAGETGGILDVILQRLSVFIEKIVKLKGDVVSALIYPAAVVILAVVVISVIMIVVIPAFKTIFEGLLGPGERLPLPTEIVIIISNFMGSYWWLLAIIVGMTIYGIKSYYATPGGQRNIDNLMLKSPIFGPILLKIAVARFSRTLATLLSSGVPILESLDITAKTSGNVIVGEAIFKVRAAIEQGQTIVEPLKASGVFPSMVCQMIAVGEQTGALDAMLGKIADFYEQEVDSAIANLLTLIEPVMIGFLGVTIGGIVIAMYMPLFVLIGKLASK